Within Mycoplasmopsis verecunda, the genomic segment TTCAAAGATGCAAAAACAATTGTGCTAGATATTAACTATCGGTCAACACAAAAAATTTTAGACTCAGCTAACAAACTTATTTCTCAAAATACTAATAGATTACATAAAGATTTAGTTACTTCAAACGAAGAAGGTGATGACGTTGAATTCTATCATGGATTTTCTCCAGAAGCAGAAGCTAGATGAGTTATTCAAAAAATAAATGAACTTAAAAAGCAAAAAAATCAATTAAAAGGAATGGCTATTTTATACCGTTCTAATTATTATTCTCGTCCATTTGAAGAAGCTCTAATTGAAGAAAATATCAATCACAAGATTTTCAATGGAACTAAATTCTTCGAACGTTCAGAGGTTAAAGATGCTTTAGCTTTCTTAAGAGTTATAGCTGAACAAAAAGATATTGCTTTAGAGCGTATCATTAATGTTCCTAATCGCGGTATTGGTGATGTCACATTAGGTAAATTAAAAGAATATGCTAAAAAACAAGGCAAATCTCTATTTAGAACATTACATGAAGATATTAAAACATTACCAATTCCTGCATCAAAAATTAAGGAATCTATCTATCCGTTCATGGTATTAGTTATTAAATATGCTAAAGCATTACAAAATAACAAAATTTCTGTTACATTAGCTAAATTCTTAGAAGATATTAAATACTTTGACCATATTGCTTTGAATGAAAACCTTCGTGGTTCAGCAGAAGATAATGTTAAAGAATTGATTAATTCAATTGCTAACTGAGAAGAAAAAAACAAAGATAAAACTGTAACCGACTACTTAAATATGGTTTCATTAATGTCAGTTTCTGATGAATATGATAATGTTCCTAACTATGTATCTTTAATGACGATTCACTCAGCAAAAGGACTAGAATTTGATAATATTTTCCTTGTCGGTCTTTCTGAAGGAATTTTCCCTAATAGACGTTCATTAGATAATAATGGAAATAAATTTTCCGCAAAAGGTAGATATTCAAATACACTAGAAGATGAAAGACGTTTAGCTTATGTAGCCGCCACTCGTGCTAGAAGTAAACTTTTTCTTTCGGATTCACGTGGAAAAATTATTGGAACTGATATTGATAAAAAACCATCTCGATTTATAACTGAAATGGGACTAGATATTCATGAAACAATTATTAGCTCAAAAAATGGATATATTAGTAATTTTAATGATGAAGAAGATAATGTTTCAAATAGCCAAATTCTGGTTGGTGATATTATTAGCCATATTATGTTTGGTGATGGAGAAGTTGTTGATGTAACTCCGAGTGAAATTGTAGTGGAATTTATTAAAGATAAGAAAACAAGAACACTTAATAAGAATCATCCATCTATAAAGGTGATTTCTAAATAATGGCTATTTCATCTATTATTGGAGTAGTAATAGGTGTTTTTGTTGCTATTATTTTCCTTACAATTTTATTCTTTGCTGTTCTATATTACTTTTATGCTCGTTCTTCATCTGGAATAATTCTTTTTCGTTTAGATCCAGCTAATAAAAGAGTG encodes:
- a CDS encoding ATP-dependent helicase — protein: MDLIKVDLLSDLNKKQREAVKYFDSPLRIIAGAGSGKTRVLTRKIAYLINDLGVRPKNILAVTFTNKAANEMKQRVIQYTDKSLKNELKISTFHSFCAEFLRKHIRLLGYHNDFLIIDEPDKNQILGNIYRKLDISSHDISYKTMIEYISYAKNMELNYNDLCEELQREGHSKIIADVYQEYLNELTAKGSLDFDDLVILAKMLLETHPEITAIYQKQFEYILVDEFQDTSHLQYELIKLIIGPNTHFTIVGDPDQTIYNWRGADVNLILNFDKEFKDAKTIVLDINYRSTQKILDSANKLISQNTNRLHKDLVTSNEEGDDVEFYHGFSPEAEARWVIQKINELKKQKNQLKGMAILYRSNYYSRPFEEALIEENINHKIFNGTKFFERSEVKDALAFLRVIAEQKDIALERIINVPNRGIGDVTLGKLKEYAKKQGKSLFRTLHEDIKTLPIPASKIKESIYPFMVLVIKYAKALQNNKISVTLAKFLEDIKYFDHIALNENLRGSAEDNVKELINSIANWEEKNKDKTVTDYLNMVSLMSVSDEYDNVPNYVSLMTIHSAKGLEFDNIFLVGLSEGIFPNRRSLDNNGNKFSAKGRYSNTLEDERRLAYVAATRARSKLFLSDSRGKIIGTDIDKKPSRFITEMGLDIHETIISSKNGYISNFNDEEDNVSNSQILVGDIISHIMFGDGEVVDVTPSEIVVEFIKDKKTRTLNKNHPSIKVISK